The region GCGCCACCATCGACCCCGGGCCCGGTGTCCTCGGAGACCCTGGCCAGTTCCTTACCCTGCGCCTCGGTGCCGCGGGGCTCCCGACGCGACGAGGTGCCCCGTGGTTTGGCTCGCCCGGAGTCCCCGGACTTGCCCGGCCTCGCCGGACGCGACGCCGGAGCCTTTCTGCTCCTGGCGTCCGCTCCGGACCGCCGCCGGGGATCGGGCCGCTTGCCTTCGGGCACAGGCTATTTCACTCCACCGTCTGCTCCCCGCGCGGGCGACTCGTCGGCCAAGGCGAATCGCGGGAACGCCAGGTCGCCGGCATAGCGGGCGGCATCGCCGAGCTCTTCTTCGATGCGGAGCAGCTGGTTGTACTTCGCGACGCGCTCGCTGCGGGCGGGGGCGCCGGTCTTGATCTGGCCGCTGCCGACCGCCACCGCGAGGTCGGCGATCGTGGTGTCCTCGGTCTCGCCGCTGCGGTGGCTCATCATCGTCTTGTAGCCCGCGTTGTGGGCCAGCGACACCGCGTCGAGCGTCTCGGTGAGCGTGCCGATCTGGTTCACCTTCACCAGCAGCGCGTTGGCCGCGCCCTTCTCGATGCCGTCCTCGAGCCGTTCGGGGTTGGTGACGAACAGGTCGTCGCCGACGATCTGGACGCGGTCGCCGATGGCGGTGGTCAGCGCCACCCAGCCGTCCCAGTCGTCTTCGGACAGCGGGTCCTCGATCGACACCAGCGGGTAGCCGCCCATCAACTCCTCGTAGAACGAGGCCATCTGCTCGGCGGTGCGGGTCTGCTTCTCGAAGGCGTACCCGGTGCCCGCGGTGTAGAACTCGGTCGCGGCGACGTCGAGCGCCAGGGCCACGTCGCTGCCGACGGTCAGGCCGGCTGCTTCGATGGCCGAGCTGATCAGATCCAGCGCCGCCTTCGTTCCGGGCAGGTCGGGGGCGAAACCGCCCTCGTCGCCGAGTCCCGTGCCGAGCCCCTGCTTCTTGAGCACCGACTTGAGCGAGTGATACACCTCCGCGCCCCAGCGCAGCGCCTCCTTGAACGACGGCGCGCCGATCGGGGCGATCATGAACTCCTGCACGTCCACGCCGGTGTCGGCGTGAGCGCCGCCGTTGATGATGTTCATCATCGGCACGGGCAGGATGTGGGCGTTGGGTCCGCCGACGTAGCGGAACAGGGGCAACTCGGCCGACTGCGCCGCGGCCTTCGCCACCGCGAGCGAGACACCGAGGATCGCGTTGGCGCCCAGCCGCGACTTGTCGGGAGTGCCGTCGAGGTCGACCAGCGCCTGGTCGACGAGGCGCTGCTCGTCGGCGCCGATGCCGATCACCGCAGGAGCGATCTCGTCGAGCACGGCCTCGACGGCCTTCTGCACGCCCTTGCCGAGGTACCGCGAGCCGCCGTCACGCAGTTCGACGGCCTCGTGCTCGCCGGTGGAGGCGCCCGACGGCACCGCGGCGCGGGCGACGGTGCCATCCAGCAGGCCCACCTCGACCTCGACTGTCGGATTGCCCCGGGAGTCGAGGATCTCGCGGGCTCCGACCTGCTCGATGATGGGCACAGTGGTCTCCTTGGTCTTCAGACGAACCGATCAGCACTGAGCCTAATGGGAGTTGATCGGCGAGCCTTGAATGGATTGCGATCCGGTGCGGCGACGCTGATCATCGAGCCGCTGGTCGGTGAGCACTGTGTGCGCCTGGAGTGCCGTTCGACTCCTAGCTCTAGATCGTGCCCCGGCCGGTTCGGTGAGGTCGCTTATAGCGCTGATGGGGTGTCGTGCCGACGCGAGCACTGATCCATTAGGTCGCCGCGGGGTGCCCTCGGGCTTGATGTGAGTCAACGACGACTGCAGGGAGGTGGGCACTGATGATCTTCGTCGGCGACGACTGGGCCGAAGACCATCACGACGTGTATCTGATGGACGAGGCTGGCCAACGGCTGGCGGCGCGGCGATTACCCGAGGGCCTCTCCGGTATCCGGGCCCTGCACGAGCTGATCGCCGTCCACGCCGACCAACCCGACCAGGTGCTGGTCGGCATCGAAACCGATCGCGGCCTGTGGGTCTCAGCGTTGGCCGCGGCCGGCTATCAGGTGTGGGCGATCAACCCGATGGCAGCCGCTCGCTACCGTGATCGACATCACGTGGCGGGGGCGAAGTCCGATGCCGCTGATGCCAAGCTCTTGGCCGATCTGGTCCGCACCGACCGGCACAACCACCGTCAGATCGCCGGCGACAGCCCCGATGCTGAGGCGATCAAGGTGCTGGCCCGCTCGCATCAGAGTTTGATCTGGGCGCGCACCCGGCATGCCAACATGCTGCGCAGCGCGCTGCGGGAGTACTACCCCGCCGCATTAGAGGCCTTCGATGCGCTCACCGACGGCGACGCACTGGCCATCCTGGGACGTGCACCGACACCTGAACAAGGTGCCCAACTGAGCCTGGCCAAGATCGGATCGGCACTCAAAGCCGCTGGGCGGCAACGCAACATCGAGGCACGCGCCGCCGAGATCCAAGCCGTGTTGCGGCGCAAGCACCTCACCGCACCCCCCGCGGTCGCGGCTGCGTTTGGGGCCACCACAACCGCGGCGGTGCATGTCATCGCGGCGTTGAACACCCAGATCGCCGACCTGGAAACCGCGCTGGCCGACCATTTTGAGACACACCCGGACGCCGACATCTACCGCTCCCTGCCAGGACTTGGTGTCGTGCTCGGCGCCCGGGTGCTCGGTGAGTTCGGGGACGACCCGAACCGGTTCACCACGGCCAAGTGTCGCAAGAACTACGCCGGAACATCACCGTTGACCATCGCGTCGGGTCGAAAACGTGCCGTGCTGGCCCGCCACGTCCGCAACAAACGCCTCTACGACGCCATTGATCAATGGGCATTCTGCGCGCTGCTTCGAAGCCCCGGTGCGCGGACCTACTACGACGAGCACCGCGCAGCCGGCGACACCCACCATCAAGCGCTACGCGCACTCGGGAACCGGCTCGTCGGCGTCCTCCACGGCTGCCTCCGCCACCACACACGCTACGAGGAACACAAGGCCTGGGCGCACCGACAAACCGCAGCCGCTTGATCTACTACGCACCTGGGGTATCTAGAGTGTGGCCGGTCGGCGAGCGTGCTCAGAGCGGATGTCCGGCGGCGTAGGCGGTCGCCCAGTCCCGCACCGTGCGGGCGTACGCATCGGAGTGGTTGTAAGCCCGCAGCGCCTCCATCCAGCCCCGCGGCGTCTGCAGGTCCTTGCCGCTCCAGCACAGATATCCGGCCGCCGACAGGGCCGCATCGTCGATGTTGTCGGCGCTGATCTTGCCGTCGTTGTTGGCGTCGACGCCGTAGAGCCGCCACGTCTCCGGGATGAACTGCATCGGCCCCATCGCGCGGGCGAACGACTGGTCGCCCTTGTTCTCCACGGCCGGGTCGTGGCTGACGGAATCCTGGTCGAGGATCTGCAGGTTGCCGCCCGAGCCGTCGAGCAGGACACCCCGGATCGGCGGTGCGACGTCCCCGTTCGTCGCGACCCTGGCCCCGCGATAGGTGCCGTGGTGGCTCTCCACCTGACCGATCCCCGCGAGCGTCGTCCATTTCAGGTGACAGCCGGGGTTCTCCACGTCGGCGACCCGCGCCGCGTACGCGTATGCCTCCAGCGCGGTGGCCGGGATGCCCAGTCGGGGCGCGCGCTCGGCGGCCCACTCGTGCAGCTGATCGGCGGGCCGGCCGCGCGCGTGCGTGTCGATCTGCGGGACGACGTCGCCGGCCGGCGGCGGCACGCCGTCGGGAATGAACTGGCCGAGCTGCCACGAGCAGCTGGCAGCCAGGAGCAGTGCTGTCGCACCGATCACGGCCACTGCCCGCAGCCATCGCACCCGCGTCACCGCACTCCTCAACCCACTTCGGTTGTAGCCCATGCTCCCACGCGCCGCGGGAGGGACGACCCATCCCGGGGCGGAGGTGTCGGGTGTACATTCACTAATCGCATCTGAAAATAAGGTGAGCCACACCTTGCTTTGGCAAGCCAAAGCTGAGTTGGTCTCCCTCGAGCGAGGACGACATGATGAATGCCGGCACCGACCTCCCGGCCACCGCGCTCGCGGCGGCACCGAACGTGACATCGCAGCTGTTCGGCAGCGGTTTGATCGGCCTTCGCGAGGGCCTCGAAGCCGCCATCGTCGTGTCGATACTCGTCGCCTTCCTGGTCAAGTCCGAGCGCCGCGATGCCCTGCGCTGGGTGTGGCTCGGCGTCGGGGCGGCCGTCGCCATGACGGTGATCGTCTTCTCCACTATCCAGTTCGGTGAGAACACCATCTCCGGGCTCGCCGCCGAGGCCATCGCCGGCGTGGCCTCGCTGATCGCCGTGGCGATCGTCACCACGATGGTGCTGTGGATGCGGAAGGCGGCCGCATCGATGTCCGGCGAACTGCGCAGCGACATGGCGCGCGCGTTGGAGACCGGGCCGCTGGCCGTGCTGGCGCTGGCGTTCTTCGCGGTGGGCCGCGAGGGTGTCGAAACCGCGTTGTTCATGGTCGGCTACGCCGAGGCCACCACCAGCTGGCCGCTGATCGGTCTGGTCGCCGGGGTGGTGGTCGCGGGGCTGATCGCCTACGGCATGTACCGCGGCGCGCTGAGCATCGACCTCCGCAGGTTCTTCACCTACACCGGCGTGTTCCTGATCCTCGTCGCCGCCGGGATCCTCTCCTACGGGATCGGCGCCCTGCAGACCGTGGGATGGCTGCCCGGCCTGTCCGCCAAGGCGTTCGACATCACGGCATGGTTCAACTGGTCGGCCTGGTACGGCGAAGTCGTCCAGGGCGTCTTCAACGTCACGCCGACCCCGACCGTGCTCCAGCTCGCCGGCTGGTCGGCCTACCTCGCCGTCGTTCTCGCGCTGTTCCTGCGCCCGACCGCGGCGCCGGCTCGGCCCACCAACCCCTCCCCCCAACCCCATCCCTCCCCCGAAAGGTCGATCACGTGAAGGTTCAAACCTCAGCCGCGGCACTCGCCGCGGTCCTGGCCGGGTTCGCGCTCACCAGCTGCCAGGCCAAAGAGGAGTCGTCGGGCACTGCCGCGGACGGCCGACAAGCCGCCGGCGACATCACGGTCGACGCGTCCGACACCTCGTGCACGCTGTCGGGCACCGAGGGCAAGACCGGCGCCAACACCTTCGTCATCACCAACAACGGGTCCAAGGTCACCGAGTTCTACGTCTACGGCGAGGGTGAGCGCGTGATGGGCGAGGTCGAGAACATCTCCCCCGGCCTGCAACGCAAGCTCATCGTGCAGCTCTCGCAGCCCGGCACATACAAGACGGCCTGCAAGCCCGGCATGGTCGGCGACGGCATCCGCGGCGATTTCACCGTCACCGGCGACGCGGTACAGGTCGACACCGAGGGCAAGTTCGCCGAGGCCGCCGACAGCTACAAGCGGTACGTGAACAGCCAGACCGACGCGCTGGTGGCCGCCACCGCGGACTTCGTGGCGGCGGTGAAGGCCGGCGACATCGCCAAGGCCAAGGCGCTGTATCCGACAGCGCGCACCTATTACGAGCGCATCGAGCCCGTCGCCGAGTCGTTCCCCAACGACCTCGACCCCCGCATCGACCTGCGCGAGGCCGACCTCGAGCCCGGCCAGAAGTGGACCGGTTTCCACCGCCTGGAGAAGGACCTCTGGGTGCAGGGCCTCCAGCCCGACACGAACGCCGTCGCCGACCAGCTGACGGCCGACGTCAAGGAGCTCAACGACGGCGTCAAGGCGCCGGACTGGACCATCGACTCCACCCAGATCGCCGGCGGCGCACAAGGTCTGCTCGATGAGATCGCCTCGAGCAAGATCTCGGGCGAGGAAGACATCTTCAGCCACACCGACCTCTGGGACTTCAAAGCGAACGTCGAAGGCTCGCAGACGGCGGTCGCCTCGGTGCGGCCGATCCTCGACGAGCGCAACGCCGATCTGGGCAAGCGGGTCGACCAGCGCTTCACCGAAGTCGAAGCGCTGCTCGAGAAGTACCGCCAGGGCGACGGTTTCGTGTCCTACGACACGGTGACCGAGCCGGAACGCCAGGAGCTCTCGCGGGCCATCGACGCGCTGAGCAAGGAAGTCAGCCAGGTGCAAGGTGTCATCGCCCCCCAATAACGCTGTCGGAGAACCACGTTCGGGCCTGAGCCGGCGCAAGCTCTTCGGCGCCGCCGGGGTGGGAGCGGCGGTGGTCGGCGCGGCCAGTGCCGGAGCGCTGGCCGGCCGCGCCTCGGCCGCCCAGACCTCCGACCACCTGCAGACCGCGGTGCCGTTCCGCGGTGCGCATCAGGCCGGCATCGTCACCGAAGCCCAGGACCGAATGCACTTCGCCACGTTCGACATCACCACGAACAGCCGCGACGACGTCGTCAAGATGCTCGCCGACTGGACCGAGATGGCCGAGCGCATGACGCGGGGCGAGGAGGCGTTCGCGGGCGGCGCCACCGGGCAGAATCCTTACTCCCCGCCGACCGACACCGGCGAGGCGCTGGGGCTGCCGGCCTCCCAACTGACGCTGACCATCGGGTTCGGGCCGTCGTTCTTCGTCAAGGACGGCGTCGACCGGTTCGGCATCGCCGACAAGAAGCCCGCCGAACTGGTGGACCTGCCCAAGTTCGGAAACGAGAAGATCGACCCCGCCCGCAGCGGCGGCGACATCGTCGTGCAGGCCTGCGCGAACGATCCGCAGGTCGCCGTCCACGCGATCCGCAACCTCGCCCGCACCGGTTTCGGCACCGTGGCGGTGCGGTACTCGCAGCTGGGATTTGGCCGGACGTCGTCGACGACACGCAACCAGAGCACACCGCGAAACCTTTTCGGGTTCAAGGACGGAACGGCCAATCTCCGGTCGGACGAGACCGAGAAGCTGAACAACTTCGTCTGGGTCGGCGACGGGGACGGCCCGGCCTGGCTGACCGGCGGGACCTATCTGGTGGCGCGCCGCATCCGGATGCGCATCGAGCAGTGGGACCGCACCACGCTGCTCGAGCAGGAACGGGTCGTCGGCCGGCAGAAGGGCAGCGGGGCTCCGATGGGCCGCGGCGACGAGTTCGATGCGCTCGACTTCGACGCCCAGGACGACAGACATGAGCCGCTGATCGACGAGCGGGCCCACGTCCGGCTGGTGGCCCCTGAGCACAACAACGGCATCGAGATCCTGCGCCGCGGCTACAACTTCACCGACGGGTCCGACGGCTTCGGTCACCTCGACGCGGGCCTGTTCTTCATCGCGTTCGTGCGCAACCCGCTCACGCAGTTCGTGCCGCTGCAGACCCAGATGTCGCGCAACGACGCGATGAACGAGTACATCGCGCCCATGAGCTCAGCCGTGTTCGCCTGTCCGCCAGGGATTCCCGAGGGCGACACGTCGACGTTCTGGGGTTCGACGCTGTTCGACTGACGCCCTGAAGTGGGGGCGGTCGGCGGCGGGGCGGGTCGGCGGCGCGGCGTCGATCAGAACCACGTTCTGCAGACAACGTGCGAGTGAGCCGCTGCAAAACGTGGATTTCGGCGCGCTACTGCTCGGCGGGTTCCGGCTCCTGCTCCGTGGCCTCGGGCTCGTCGAATTCGTCGGGCGCCTCCTCGTCGGGCGCCTCGGGCTCGTCAGCCACGGCCTCCTCGTCGGGCACCTCGTACTCCACAGCCTCGGGCTCCCCCGTGTCCGGCCAGTGCGCGTGCCACTCGTCGGGGGTGATGACACCCACGGGTGTGTCGTCGAGCTCTTCGGCGACCTCGGCGCGGCGCCGGGCCGCGGCGACGGAGCGCTCCGCGGCGCGGACGTCGGCCATGAACTCCAGAATCGCTGTCCGCAAACCGTTTTCAGCGTCGAACTCCGCGGACACCGTGACCGTGGTGAGGGCGGCGGGAACGAGCTCCGCCGGGACGCCCGCGTTCTCGGCGCGAGCGAGCACCTTCTGCGCCAGCGCCAGCGCGGGCTGCCCGGTCGGGATGCCGTCCATACTCGACTCACGGGCCGAGGTCTCCAACGCCTTGCGCTGCTCCCACTGGGCCAGCTGCTCCTCCAGCGAGATCGACTCACCGGCCAGCACCGCGGGCACCCGGTGGCCGAGCTTGCGCACCAGTGCGTCGGCGACGTCGTCGATGTCGAAGGCGCCCTCCGGCGCGTCCTCGGCGATGCGGGCATGGAACAGCACCTGCAACAGCACGTCGCCGAGCTCGTCGCGCAGCTCCGCGAGGTCACCGCCGTGGACGGCGTCGAACAGTTCGTAGGTCTCCTCCAGCAGATACCGCCGCAGCGAGTCGTGGGTCTGCTGGCTCTCCCACGGCCCGGCGGTGCGCAACGTGTCCATCAGCGCGACCGCGTCGACCAGGCGTTCACCGGGCTGCGGTTCAGGGGCGCAGATCACCCGTTCGCCGGCCGCGATCCGCGTGGCCACCGAAGGATGGTCGCGGTCGGAGGAGAGCAACGTGGCCGCGGGTTCGCCCTCGTAGGCGGGCCGCGCCGAAGGCAGCGACCACGGCACCTTGATCGGCATCTCCTCGGTGTACTGGACGTCGCCGCTGAGGAGTTCGATCGCCTCGACGGGAATCAGCGACGGGCGGCGCGGGTCGACCAGCACCACCGTCATGCGCCACCTCCGAACTTGGTTATATCAACTTCCTCCTGAGGTTTCCCGTCGATGGCCAACAGCAGTCCTGCGACGAACGCAACGAGCTCGAGATCGCGGATCCGCGGCGCGCCCACCCCGCCGCCCGACCGCGGAATCGGCACCTGGACCGTCGACGTGGTGGCGCGGTAGGTGGCGCCGGCGTAAAGGCGCTTGAGCCGCAGCTGCGCCGAATCCGGCAGCGTCAGCGGCGAGATCCGCACTGTCGACGCCGACGCCGCACCGATCTCGGTGACGCCGTGGGCGCGGGCCAGCAGCCGCAGCCGCGCGACCGCGACCAACCGCTGCGCGGGTTCGGGCAACGGGCCGTAGCGGTCGACGAGCTCCTCGATCACCGAGTCGACGGCCGCGTCCTCCTGCGCGGCGGCCAGCCTGCGGTACGCCTCCAACCGCAGCCGGTCGCTGCCGATGTAGTCCGGCGGCAGATGCGCGTCAACCGGCAGGTCGATCCGCACGTCCTTCGGTTCCTCCGGCGCCGCAACGGTTTTCCCGTCGGCAGCGGCACGATACGCTTCCACCGCCTCGCCGACCAGCCGCACGTACAGGTCGAAGCCCACCCCGGCGACGTGCCCGGACTGCTCGGCGCCCAACACGTTTCCCGCGCCGCGGATCTCGAGGTCCTTCATCGCGACGGCCATGCCGGCGCCGAGCTCGTTGTTCTGGGCGATGGTGGCGAGCCGGTCGTACGCCGTCTCGGTCAGCGGAACCTCCGGCGGATACAGGAAATACGCGTAACCCCGCTCGCGCGAGCGTCCGACCCGGCCACGCAGCTGATGCAGCTGCGACAGGCCGAACGTGTCGGCGCGCTCGACGATCAGCGTGTTGGCGTTCGAGATGTCCAGGCCCGTCTCGACGATCGTCGTGCAGACCAGGATGTCGAACTCCCGGTTCCAGAAGCCCTCGACGGTCTTCTCCAGCTGCTCCTCGGGCATCTGCCCGTGCGCGACCACGACGCGGGCCTCGGGCACCAGCTGACGTACCCGCGCCGCGGCCTGGTCGATGGTGCGCACCCGGTTGTGGATGTAGAACGCCTGCCCGTCGCGCAGCATCTCGCGACGCAGCGCGGCAGCGACCTGCTTGTCGTCGTGCGGGCCGACGTAGGTCAGCACCGGGTACCGCTCCTCGGGCGGAGTCAGGATCGTCGACATCTCCCGGATGCCGGCCAGGCTCATCTCCAGCGTGCGCGGAATCGGGGTGGCGGACATGGTCAGCACGTCGACGTGGGTGCGCATCGACTTGATGTGCTCCTTGTGCTCGACGCCGAAGCGCTGCTCCTCGTCGACGATCACCAGGCCGAGGTCCTTCCACGTCACCCCGGTCTGCAGCAGCCGGTGGGTGCCGATCACGATGTCGACCGACCCGTCCTTCATCCCGTCCAGCACGGCTCTGGATTCCGACGGAGACGTGAAGCGCGACAAGCCTTTCACCGTGACCGGGAACCCGGCCATTCGCGCGGTGAACGTCTGCAGGTGCTGGTCGGCCAGCAGCGTCGTCGGCACCAGCACCGCCACCTGCTTGCCGTCCTGCACCGCCTTGAACGCCGCGCGCACCGCGATCTCGGTCTTGCCGTAGCCGACGTCGCCGCATATCACCCGGTCCATCGGGACCGGCTTCTCCATGTCGGACTTCACCTCGGTGATCGCGGTCAGCTGGTCGACGGTCTCGGTGAACCCGAACGCGTCCTCCATCTCGGTCTGCCAGGGGCTGTCGGGTCCGAACGCGTGCCCGGCCGAGGCCTGCCGCTTGGCGTAGAGCGCGACGAGTTCTGCGGCGATCTCGCGAACGGCCCGCCGCGCTTTGGTTTTCGTGTTGGCCCAGTCGCTGCCGCCGAGCCGGGACAGCGTCGGCGCTTCGCCGCCGACGTAGCGCGACAACTGGTCCAGCGAGTCCATCGGCACGTAGAGCTTGTCGGTGCCGCCGCCGCGCTTGGCGGACGCGTACTCGAGCACCAGGTATTCGCGGCGGGCGCCGCCGATCACGCGTTCGGTCATCTCGACGAAGCGGCCGATGCCGTGCTGGTCGTGCACGACGAGGTCGCCGGCGGTCAGTGCGAGCGGGTCGACGACGTTGCGGCGCTTGGCCGCGAGCTTCCTGCCCTCGGTGGCGGCGGCCCGGTTGCCGGTCAGGTCGGTCTCGGTGATCACCACGAGGTTGGCGCCGGGGATCACCACGCCGTCGTGCAGCGGGCCCTTCACGACACCCACCACACCGTCGCGCGGCGCGGCTCCGGGCTCGAGAATCGTTGCCGGAGTGTCGGCTTCGCCGAGCTGTTCGACGACGCGCATGCAGGTTCCGGTGCCCGGGGTGACGACGATGCCGTAGCCGCCGGTGGCGACGTGGGCCCGCAGCATCGCGAAGATCTCGTCGAGATTGTGCTGCTGCCCCCGCGCCGACGGCGCAGGCCGGATGTCGAGGGTGACACCGGACTCGGCGGTGAGCTGGCTCAGCGTCCACCACGGGTGCCCGCCGGCACGGGCGGCCTCGCGGCCGTCGTCGAAACCGACGAACCCGGACGCGCCGAGAGCCTCGATGTCGATGGGGACGTCGCCGCCGACGGCCGCGGTCGACCAGGACGCCTCGAGGAATTCCCGGCCGGTCTTGATCAGGTCTGCGGCACGGGTGCGGACCTTCTCCGGATCGCACACCAGCAACGGCGTGCCCGCGGGCAGGAGCGCGGGCAATGTCACCAGCTCGGTCGGTCGCAGCAGTGGCAGCAGCGCCTCCATGCCGTCGACCGGGATGCCTTCGGCCAGCTTGGCCAGCATGTCGGGCACGCTGCCCGGCACGCTGTTCTCCAGGACGGGATGCTCCGCGGAGAGCGCGGCAGCGCGGCGTCTCACGTCGGCGGTGAGCAGCACTTCGCGGCACGGCACGGCGATCACGGTGTCGATGTCGATCTCCGGGATGGACCGCTGGTCGGCGACGGAGAACATCCGCATCTCGGAGACCTCGTCGCCCCAGAACTCGACGCGCACAGGGTGTTCGGCCGTCGGCGGGAAGAGGTCGAGGATGCCGCCGCGCACCGCGAATTCGCCGCGCTTGCCGACCATGTCGACGCGCGTGTAGGCCAGGTCCACCAGACGTGCGACGGTGGCGTCGAAGGCGGCCACCGCAGCGGCTCCGGGCGCGACATCCGGCTCGGCACCGACGGTCAGCGTGACCGGCTCGATCGACGCGATGTCGGGCGCCATCGGCTGCAGCAGCGAGCGCGCGGTGGTGACCACGATGCGCAGCGGCGGGCCGAGGCGCTCGTCGTCGGGGTGAGTCAGCCGGCGCAGCAGCATCATCCGCGCGCCCACGGTGTCAACACCGGGCGAGAGCCGCTCGTGCGGCAGCGTCTCCCACGACGGGAACATCGCGACGGCGTCGCCGAACACGCCCTGCAGCTCGGCGGTCAGGTCGTCGGCTTCCCGCCCGGTCGCGGTGACGACCAGCAGCGCACCCGACTGGGCGAGCGCGGACGCCACGAACACCCGCGCGCTGGCCGGGCCGACGAAGTCGAGATCGGCGGGCCGTTCGGCGGCACGGCGAGCCACCTCCTGCAGGGAGGGGTCACGAAGCGCCAGTTCGACGAGGCCCGCGATCGGGGTGTGGACATGAAGAGTCCCCGATACGGTCATGATGCTTCCATCGTAGGCACCCGCCGGAGCAGTCGCGGCACGGGCCGAGCGCGCTACTCGTCCTGCAGATGCGGGTCGGCCTCGAGATGGGTCAGGCCGTTCCACATCAGGTTCACCAAATGTGCGGCCACCACTTCCTTCTTCGGCTCGCGGGTGTCGAGCCACCACTGCGCGGACATCGACACCGATCCGACCAGCGCCTGGGCGTACAGCGGCGCGAGGTCGGGATCGAGCCCGCGGCGGGAGAAGTCGCCGGCCAGGATCGACGCCACCTGGCTGACGGCGTCGTTGAGCAGCGTCGAATAGGTGCCGGAGGTGATGCTGGCCGGGGAGTCGCGGATCAGGATGCGGAAGCCGTCGGTGTGTTCCTCGACATAGGTCAGCAGTGCCAGCGCGACGCGCTCGACGCGCACCCGGGACCGGTTGTTGGTCAACGACGACGTGATGCCGTCGAGCAGCGCCGACATCTCGCGGTCGACGACCACGGCGTACAGCCCTTCCTTGCCGCCGAAATGCTCGTAGACCACGGGTTTGGAGACGTTGGCCCGCAGGGCGATCTCCTCGATCGAGGTGCCGTCGAAGCCGCGCTCGGCGAACAGCGACTTCGCGATCTCGATCAGCTGCTGACGGCGTTCGCTGCCCGTCATCCTCGCGCGCGGTGCACGCACGTGATTGTCGGGGCCGTCGGACTTGTGGGGCGCTGCCACGCGTCTCAGGGTAAACGGTGGGACCGGCCGGACCGGGCGTAGCGTCAACGTCCGTGATCACGCTGGACCGGCTGATCAACGTCCTCGGCGGTTACGGCGCCCGCCTGCTGGCCGGCTCGGCGGCACGGTCGACCGAGCTGCGCAGTGTCGTGCTGCCCGAGGTCGTGGACGGCCGCACCGTTGCCGGCGACGTGTTGCTCGCGGTGGGCGCCGCCTCCCCGGCCGAAGCGGTGGCGTGGGCACGGGCAGCCCGGGCGGTCGTCGTGCTGACCCGCGACGGAACACCGGAGACCGTGCCTCCCGGCGGGCCCGCCGTCGTCGTCGTCGACTCCGCGATGCCGTGGAGCGACTTCGCCGCGATCGTCTACGGGTTGGTTCTGGAAGGCCGCGAGACCGAGTCCGGCCGCGGTCCGACCGACCTGTTCGCGCTGGCCGACAGCCTGTCCGAGGCGGTCGGCGGCGCCGTGGTGATCGAAGACCGGCTCTCGCAGGTGCTGGCCTTCTCCCGGGGTCAGCAGGACGCCGACCCCGCCCGCGCGGCGACGATCCTCGGGCGGCAGGCGCCCGCGGACCTGCGCGCCACGTTCGACGCCCACGGCGTCTTCACCCATCTGGCCGGTTCCGACGACCCGATGTTCGTGCCGGGTGATGCGCGCGTCGGGCTCACCGGCCGGATGGTCGTGGCGGCGCGCGCCGGCCGCGAACTGCTGGGCTCGGTGTGGGTCGCGTGTGCGGACCCGCTGACCGGCGCGCAAC is a window of Mycolicibacterium chubuense NBB4 DNA encoding:
- the efeB gene encoding iron uptake transporter deferrochelatase/peroxidase subunit, translated to MSSPPNNAVGEPRSGLSRRKLFGAAGVGAAVVGAASAGALAGRASAAQTSDHLQTAVPFRGAHQAGIVTEAQDRMHFATFDITTNSRDDVVKMLADWTEMAERMTRGEEAFAGGATGQNPYSPPTDTGEALGLPASQLTLTIGFGPSFFVKDGVDRFGIADKKPAELVDLPKFGNEKIDPARSGGDIVVQACANDPQVAVHAIRNLARTGFGTVAVRYSQLGFGRTSSTTRNQSTPRNLFGFKDGTANLRSDETEKLNNFVWVGDGDGPAWLTGGTYLVARRIRMRIEQWDRTTLLEQERVVGRQKGSGAPMGRGDEFDALDFDAQDDRHEPLIDERAHVRLVAPEHNNGIEILRRGYNFTDGSDGFGHLDAGLFFIAFVRNPLTQFVPLQTQMSRNDAMNEYIAPMSSAVFACPPGIPEGDTSTFWGSTLFD
- a CDS encoding nucleoside triphosphate pyrophosphohydrolase translates to MTVVLVDPRRPSLIPVEAIELLSGDVQYTEEMPIKVPWSLPSARPAYEGEPAATLLSSDRDHPSVATRIAAGERVICAPEPQPGERLVDAVALMDTLRTAGPWESQQTHDSLRRYLLEETYELFDAVHGGDLAELRDELGDVLLQVLFHARIAEDAPEGAFDIDDVADALVRKLGHRVPAVLAGESISLEEQLAQWEQRKALETSARESSMDGIPTGQPALALAQKVLARAENAGVPAELVPAALTTVTVSAEFDAENGLRTAILEFMADVRAAERSVAAARRRAEVAEELDDTPVGVITPDEWHAHWPDTGEPEAVEYEVPDEEAVADEPEAPDEEAPDEFDEPEATEQEPEPAEQ
- the mfd gene encoding transcription-repair coupling factor codes for the protein MTVSGTLHVHTPIAGLVELALRDPSLQEVARRAAERPADLDFVGPASARVFVASALAQSGALLVVTATGREADDLTAELQGVFGDAVAMFPSWETLPHERLSPGVDTVGARMMLLRRLTHPDDERLGPPLRIVVTTARSLLQPMAPDIASIEPVTLTVGAEPDVAPGAAAVAAFDATVARLVDLAYTRVDMVGKRGEFAVRGGILDLFPPTAEHPVRVEFWGDEVSEMRMFSVADQRSIPEIDIDTVIAVPCREVLLTADVRRRAAALSAEHPVLENSVPGSVPDMLAKLAEGIPVDGMEALLPLLRPTELVTLPALLPAGTPLLVCDPEKVRTRAADLIKTGREFLEASWSTAAVGGDVPIDIEALGASGFVGFDDGREAARAGGHPWWTLSQLTAESGVTLDIRPAPSARGQQHNLDEIFAMLRAHVATGGYGIVVTPGTGTCMRVVEQLGEADTPATILEPGAAPRDGVVGVVKGPLHDGVVIPGANLVVITETDLTGNRAAATEGRKLAAKRRNVVDPLALTAGDLVVHDQHGIGRFVEMTERVIGGARREYLVLEYASAKRGGGTDKLYVPMDSLDQLSRYVGGEAPTLSRLGGSDWANTKTKARRAVREIAAELVALYAKRQASAGHAFGPDSPWQTEMEDAFGFTETVDQLTAITEVKSDMEKPVPMDRVICGDVGYGKTEIAVRAAFKAVQDGKQVAVLVPTTLLADQHLQTFTARMAGFPVTVKGLSRFTSPSESRAVLDGMKDGSVDIVIGTHRLLQTGVTWKDLGLVIVDEEQRFGVEHKEHIKSMRTHVDVLTMSATPIPRTLEMSLAGIREMSTILTPPEERYPVLTYVGPHDDKQVAAALRREMLRDGQAFYIHNRVRTIDQAAARVRQLVPEARVVVAHGQMPEEQLEKTVEGFWNREFDILVCTTIVETGLDISNANTLIVERADTFGLSQLHQLRGRVGRSRERGYAYFLYPPEVPLTETAYDRLATIAQNNELGAGMAVAMKDLEIRGAGNVLGAEQSGHVAGVGFDLYVRLVGEAVEAYRAAADGKTVAAPEEPKDVRIDLPVDAHLPPDYIGSDRLRLEAYRRLAAAQEDAAVDSVIEELVDRYGPLPEPAQRLVAVARLRLLARAHGVTEIGAASASTVRISPLTLPDSAQLRLKRLYAGATYRATTSTVQVPIPRSGGGVGAPRIRDLELVAFVAGLLLAIDGKPQEEVDITKFGGGA